In Mercenaria mercenaria strain notata chromosome 15, MADL_Memer_1, whole genome shotgun sequence, a single genomic region encodes these proteins:
- the LOC123562013 gene encoding aplysianin-A-like isoform X1: MTMSRPVVAGFVLLAMLLVGCVVAIAVLAVRLNDKTNETLGKEKAGTGADLSDCDDIAVIGAGITGSYAAWRLRHRNLKIALYEYSNRIGGRCFTVRFPGIPDVNIEMGAMRYLPAYHALVNNTVHDLELDVVDFELGLGSGEGSRYYLRGKHMTYDELVTEAPYNLPPENRVDLRTLYWNVLKNFTISSPNETDLKSLDGVDLYEQSRALYYNKYLDTETFQFLKDSASFISGYGTRVSAFRSLLRGSSAPLAVKTVKGGFQTIPQRLVEQFLRVSDKHKFFRNHHLKAINRQSNGNYVLTFQVTETKAGITTEIKSRPFMKMCAKKVLLGIPRIALEHLDWEGLRQETVLDYIKNAVSDVQAAKMYFGYDNAWWRNLDKAASHAVSMTPLRQTYDFAVSKTTSKGILNPSYNDGDNRIWREAMKSGERVPGVGDHSIAMTNVSVYLARKYLAEVFNITLDDVPEPSFAVMSIWDQYPIGTAWYLWAPGYKRAEVESRMIKPSANDDVYITSNVFSSTGRSGWIQGGMEMVEKVLKHLE, translated from the exons ATGACAATGTCCAGACCTGTTGTTGCTGGGTTTGTTTTACTTGCAATGTTGTTGGTCGGCTGCGTGGTAGCAATAGCTGTTTTAGCAG TACGCCTAAATGATAAGACTAATGAAACATTAGGAAAAGAAAAGGCAGGAACag GTGCGGATCTGTCAGACTGTGACGACATTGCAGTTATTGGAGCCGGGATTACCGGAAGTTACGCAGCCTGGCGACTACGACATAGGAATCTAAAAATAGCACTTTATGAATACTCGAACCGCATTGGTGGACGCTGTTTCACGGTGCGATTTCCGGGTATACCGGATGTGAATATCGAAATGGGAGCGATGCGATACCTACCTGCTT ATCATGCTTTGGTAAACAACACCGTCCACGATTTAGAACTTGACGTGGTAGATTTTGAGTTAGGTCTTGGTTCTGGTGAAGGGTCGCGGTATTATCTTCGAGGAAAGCACATGACATACGATGAGCTAGTAACAGAGGCTCCGTATAACTTGCCACCAGAAAACCGCGTGGACTTGAGAACTCTGTACTG gAATGTGTTGAAGAATTTCACCATAAGTTCTCCAAATGAGACCGACCTTAAATCTCTAGATGGAGTTGATTTGTACGAACAGAG CCGAGCATTGTACTACAATAAGTACTTGGACACAGAAACGTTTCAGTTTTTGAAGGACAGTGCAAGCTTTATCAGTGGATATGGCACACGTGTTTCCGCGTTCAGATCTCTTTTACGCGGTTCCTCAGCACCACTGGCAGTGAAAACAGTGAAAGGCGGATTCCAGACCATACCGCAACGTCTTGTTGAACAGTTCCTCCGCGTCAGTGATAA GCACAAGTTTTTCCGTAATCATCATCTCAAAGCAATAAACAGACAAAGCAACGGAAATTATGTACTGACGTTCCAAGTTACTGAAACGAAAGCTGGAATAACAACAGAAATTAAG AGCCGACCATTTATGAAAATGTGCGCTAAGAAGGTACTTCTTGGAATCCCTAGGATTGCACTTGAACACTTAGACTGGGAGGGACTTAGACAGGAGACTGTTCTAGACTACATCAAGAATGCTGTTTCG GATGTCCAGGCAGCCAAGATGTATTTTGGTTACGACAACGCTTGGTGGCGCAATCTTGACAAGGCCGCGAGTCACGCTGTATCAATGACCCCGTTACGACAAACCTACGACTTTGCTGTATCAAAAACAACTTCCAAAGGGATATTGAATCCTTCATACAACGACGGGG ATAACAGAATTTGGCGTGAAGCAATGAAGTCCGGTGAACGGGTACCAGGCGTAGGAGACCACTCTATCGCTATGACTAACGTTAGCGTGTATCTAGCGAGAAAATATCTTGCCGAAGTATTCAACATTACGCTAGATGATGTACCAGAGCCCAGTTTCGCA gTAATGTCAATCTGGGACCAGTATCCAATTGGCACTGCTTGGTACTTATGGGCACCAGGATACAAAAGGGCCGAAGTGGAATCACGTATGATAAAACCCTCCGCAAATGATGACGTATACATTACGTCAAATGTTTTTTCAAGCACAGGACGTTCTGGATGGATACAAGGTGGAATGGAAATGGTTGAAAAAGTTCTGAAACAtcttgaataa
- the LOC123562013 gene encoding aplysianin-A-like isoform X2 produces the protein MTMSRPVVAGFVLLAMLLVGCVVAIAVLAVRLNDKTNETLGKEKAGTDHALVNNTVHDLELDVVDFELGLGSGEGSRYYLRGKHMTYDELVTEAPYNLPPENRVDLRTLYWNVLKNFTISSPNETDLKSLDGVDLYEQSRALYYNKYLDTETFQFLKDSASFISGYGTRVSAFRSLLRGSSAPLAVKTVKGGFQTIPQRLVEQFLRVSDKHKFFRNHHLKAINRQSNGNYVLTFQVTETKAGITTEIKSRPFMKMCAKKVLLGIPRIALEHLDWEGLRQETVLDYIKNAVSDVQAAKMYFGYDNAWWRNLDKAASHAVSMTPLRQTYDFAVSKTTSKGILNPSYNDGDNRIWREAMKSGERVPGVGDHSIAMTNVSVYLARKYLAEVFNITLDDVPEPSFAVMSIWDQYPIGTAWYLWAPGYKRAEVESRMIKPSANDDVYITSNVFSSTGRSGWIQGGMEMVEKVLKHLE, from the exons ATGACAATGTCCAGACCTGTTGTTGCTGGGTTTGTTTTACTTGCAATGTTGTTGGTCGGCTGCGTGGTAGCAATAGCTGTTTTAGCAG TACGCCTAAATGATAAGACTAATGAAACATTAGGAAAAGAAAAGGCAGGAACag ATCATGCTTTGGTAAACAACACCGTCCACGATTTAGAACTTGACGTGGTAGATTTTGAGTTAGGTCTTGGTTCTGGTGAAGGGTCGCGGTATTATCTTCGAGGAAAGCACATGACATACGATGAGCTAGTAACAGAGGCTCCGTATAACTTGCCACCAGAAAACCGCGTGGACTTGAGAACTCTGTACTG gAATGTGTTGAAGAATTTCACCATAAGTTCTCCAAATGAGACCGACCTTAAATCTCTAGATGGAGTTGATTTGTACGAACAGAG CCGAGCATTGTACTACAATAAGTACTTGGACACAGAAACGTTTCAGTTTTTGAAGGACAGTGCAAGCTTTATCAGTGGATATGGCACACGTGTTTCCGCGTTCAGATCTCTTTTACGCGGTTCCTCAGCACCACTGGCAGTGAAAACAGTGAAAGGCGGATTCCAGACCATACCGCAACGTCTTGTTGAACAGTTCCTCCGCGTCAGTGATAA GCACAAGTTTTTCCGTAATCATCATCTCAAAGCAATAAACAGACAAAGCAACGGAAATTATGTACTGACGTTCCAAGTTACTGAAACGAAAGCTGGAATAACAACAGAAATTAAG AGCCGACCATTTATGAAAATGTGCGCTAAGAAGGTACTTCTTGGAATCCCTAGGATTGCACTTGAACACTTAGACTGGGAGGGACTTAGACAGGAGACTGTTCTAGACTACATCAAGAATGCTGTTTCG GATGTCCAGGCAGCCAAGATGTATTTTGGTTACGACAACGCTTGGTGGCGCAATCTTGACAAGGCCGCGAGTCACGCTGTATCAATGACCCCGTTACGACAAACCTACGACTTTGCTGTATCAAAAACAACTTCCAAAGGGATATTGAATCCTTCATACAACGACGGGG ATAACAGAATTTGGCGTGAAGCAATGAAGTCCGGTGAACGGGTACCAGGCGTAGGAGACCACTCTATCGCTATGACTAACGTTAGCGTGTATCTAGCGAGAAAATATCTTGCCGAAGTATTCAACATTACGCTAGATGATGTACCAGAGCCCAGTTTCGCA gTAATGTCAATCTGGGACCAGTATCCAATTGGCACTGCTTGGTACTTATGGGCACCAGGATACAAAAGGGCCGAAGTGGAATCACGTATGATAAAACCCTCCGCAAATGATGACGTATACATTACGTCAAATGTTTTTTCAAGCACAGGACGTTCTGGATGGATACAAGGTGGAATGGAAATGGTTGAAAAAGTTCTGAAACAtcttgaataa